The following DNA comes from Amycolatopsis albispora.
ACAGCTCACGCAACGCGGCACGCTGCGCGTGGTCGTCGTGCGCGGACAGCATCGGCGAATCGAGCACCATCGACTGGACACGCGCCGGGTGCCGCACGCCGAGCCCCTGCGCGAGATACGTGCCGTACGAAGAGCCGTACACCACCGCGCGCCGCACCCCGCAGTCGTCCAGCACGGCGGCGAGGTCGTCGATCACCTGCTCGACGGTCAGCGCGGAGAACGGCAGGTCGTCGCCGTTGTCGTCGGTGCGCGACAGGCCGACGCCCCGGTGCTCGACCATCACCACGTCGAGACCGCGTGCGGCGGCATCCCGGCGCAGGCGGTGGTACGGCAGGACCGACGCCAGCCCCGGCCCGCCCGGCAGCACCAGCAGCGGGCAGTCACCCGGCGGCCCGGCGCGGACGTAGTGCAGGTCGAAGTCGCGCCCGTCACCGACCGGACGGCGCAACCGCCGCACGCCCGGCATGGCGGCCACCCTCGCGCGCAGGGCTTCGCCCTTGATCATCGTCGACCTCCCGCGGTCGAACATACAAGGGCGCGGCCGGTCAGTGTGGTTGTCGCAGGTGGGAAAGGACCATCGCGGCCATCGTCACCGGGTCGCCGTCCTCCGGGTGGAGCACCAGCTCCGGTGCGTCCGGGGCTTCGTACGGGTCGTCGACGCCGGTGAAACCGGTGATCAGCCCGGCGCGCGCCTTGGCGTACATGCCCTTCGGGTCGCGGCTCTCGCAGATCGGCAGCGGGGTGTCGACAAAAACCTCGACAAACGGCAGGCCCGCCAGTTCGTGCGCGGCCCGCACCTTCGCCCGGTCGGCGGTGTACGGGCTGATCAGCGACACCACCGCGACCACCCCGGCGTCGGCGAACAGCTTCGCCACCTCGCCGGCGCGCCGCACGTTCTCCGCGCGGTCGGCGGCGCTGAACCCGAGCCCGGCGTTGATGCCGAGCCGCAGGTTGTCGCCGTCGAGCAGGTACGCGGGCTGTCCCGCGCCCACGAGCAGGCGTTCGATCTCCATCGCCACCGTCGACTTGCCGGAGCCGGACAGCCCGGTCAGCCAGATCGTCGCGCCCCGCGTGCCGCGGTCCTCCCTGGTCACCGCGGTCGCCTGCCAGACCACGTCGGCGGTGCCGCCGGGCGCGAGAATGGTGCCCGCGGCGACGGTGGCGCCGCTCTGCTCGTCGATCAGGATGAAACCGCCGGTGGCGCGGTTGCGGCGGTACTCGTCGAAGAACAGCGGTTCCTGCGTGCGCAGGCTGATGCGGCCGATTTCGTTGAGCGCCAGCGCTTCCGCCTGCTCGTCGCGATGCAGGGTGGTGATGTCCAGCCGGTAGTCGACCGCGCGGACCAGCGCCCTGGTGCTGCGCGTGGTGTGGCGGATGACGTATTTCGTGCCCGGAGTCAGTTCGGTGCGATCGGTCAGCCAGCAGACCATCGCGTCGATTTCCTGGCTCACGTGCGGCTGGTTGCGCGGACGGCAGATCAGGTCGCCGCGGCCGACGTCGAGTTCGCCGTCGAGCTGCACGGTGACCGCCTGCGGCGGGAACGCCTCGGCCAGCGGTTCACCGCCGGGGCCGGAGATCGCCGAGATGGTGGTTCTGGTGCGCGACGGCAACACGAGCACTTCGTCGCCGGGCTTGAACACACCGCCCGCGATGGTGCCCGCGTAACCGCGGAAGTAGCCGGTTTCCTCCTGCCGCCGGATCACGTACTGCACGGGGAACCGCGCGTCGATCAGGTTCCGGTCCGAGGCGACGTGCACCTCCTCGAGGTGGTGCAGCAGCGAAGTGCCTTCGTACCAAGGCATCGGGGCACCGCGGTGCACCACGTTGTCGCCGGTGAGCGCGGACATCGGGACGAAGGTCAGGTCGTGCACGTCCAGCTTGGCGGCGAACCGGCCGAACTCGGCACGCAGTTCGTCGAACCGCTCCCGCGACCAGTCCACCAGGTCCATTTTGTTCACGCACAGCACCAGGTGCGGAATTTCCAGCAGGGAAGCCAGGAACGCGTGCCGCCGCGACTGCTCGAGAATGCCCTTGCGCGCGTCGACGAGGATGAGCGCGAGGTCGGCGGTGGAGGCGCCGGTGACCATGTTGCGCGTGTACTGGGTGTGGCCGGGGGTGTCGGCGATGATGAACTTGCGCCTGGGCGTGGCGAAGTAGCGGTGCGCGACGTCGATGGTGATGCCCTGTTCGCGTTCGGCGCGCAGGCCGTCGGTGAGCAGGGCGAGGTTCGGTTGCTCTTCGCCGCGTTCGCGGCTGGTGCGTTCCACGGCGGCGAGCTGGTCGGTGAACAGGGCCTTGGAGTCGAACAGCAGCCTGCCGATGAGCGTCGACTTGCCGTCGTCCACGCTGCCCGCGGTGGCGATCCGCAGCAGTTCGCTCATCAGAAGTACCCCTCGCGTTTGCGGTCTTCCATGCCCGCCTCGGAAATCCGGTCGTCGGCGCGGGTGGCGCCGCGCTCGGTGACGCGGCTGGCGGCCACCTCGGCGACCACGGCTTCGGGGGTGGCGGCGGTCGAGGTCACGCAGCCGGTGCAGGTCGCGTCGCCGACCGTGCGGAAGCGGACCAGCGCCTCGTGCGGTTGTTCGCCTTCGCGCGGGCGCAGGTGCGGGCCGACGGCGAGCAGCATGCCGTCGCGCTGGACCACCTCCCGGCGATGCGCGTAGTACAGCGGCGGGAGTTCGATCCGCTCGTCCGCGATGTATTGCCAGATGTCGAGTTCGGTCCAGTTGGACAGCGGGAACACGCGGATGTGCTCGCCGCGCCGGTGCCTGCCGTTGTACAGGTTCCACAGCTCGGGGCGCTGGTTGCGGGGATCCCACTGGCCGAATTCGTCGCGGAAGCTGAACACGCGTTCCTTGGCGCGGGCCTTTTCCTCGTCGCGGCGGGCGCCGCCGAACACCGCGTCGTAGCCGTTTTCGTTGATCGCGCGGAGGAGGGTCGTGGTCTGCAGCCGGTTGCGACTGGGCTCGTCGGCGACGCGTCCCGCGTCGATGTCGTCCTGAACACGGGCGACGGTCAGCCGGACGCCGAGTTCCGCGGTGGTGCGGTCGCGGAAGTCGAGGACCTCGGGAAAGTTGTGGCCGGTGTCCACATGCAACACCCCGAACGGCACGGGGGCGGGCCAGAACGCCCTGGTCGCCAGGTGCAGCAGCACCACGGAGTCCTTGCCGCCGGAGAAGAGCAGCACGGGCCGCTCGAAAGTGGCCGCCACCTCACGCAGGATGTGCACTGATTCGGCTTCGAGGGTGCGCAGGTGGGTCAGCTGGTAGGTGCCCGCCGCCATCGACCACGCTCCTCCACCGTTGGTAGAACGTGTTCTAATTTGCCAC
Coding sequences within:
- the cysD gene encoding sulfate adenylyltransferase subunit CysD, giving the protein MAAGTYQLTHLRTLEAESVHILREVAATFERPVLLFSGGKDSVVLLHLATRAFWPAPVPFGVLHVDTGHNFPEVLDFRDRTTAELGVRLTVARVQDDIDAGRVADEPSRNRLQTTTLLRAINENGYDAVFGGARRDEEKARAKERVFSFRDEFGQWDPRNQRPELWNLYNGRHRRGEHIRVFPLSNWTELDIWQYIADERIELPPLYYAHRREVVQRDGMLLAVGPHLRPREGEQPHEALVRFRTVGDATCTGCVTSTAATPEAVVAEVAASRVTERGATRADDRISEAGMEDRKREGYF
- the cysC gene encoding adenylyl-sulfate kinase, with the protein product MSELLRIATAGSVDDGKSTLIGRLLFDSKALFTDQLAAVERTSRERGEEQPNLALLTDGLRAEREQGITIDVAHRYFATPRRKFIIADTPGHTQYTRNMVTGASTADLALILVDARKGILEQSRRHAFLASLLEIPHLVLCVNKMDLVDWSRERFDELRAEFGRFAAKLDVHDLTFVPMSALTGDNVVHRGAPMPWYEGTSLLHHLEEVHVASDRNLIDARFPVQYVIRRQEETGYFRGYAGTIAGGVFKPGDEVLVLPSRTRTTISAISGPGGEPLAEAFPPQAVTVQLDGELDVGRGDLICRPRNQPHVSQEIDAMVCWLTDRTELTPGTKYVIRHTTRSTRALVRAVDYRLDITTLHRDEQAEALALNEIGRISLRTQEPLFFDEYRRNRATGGFILIDEQSGATVAAGTILAPGGTADVVWQATAVTREDRGTRGATIWLTGLSGSGKSTVAMEIERLLVGAGQPAYLLDGDNLRLGINAGLGFSAADRAENVRRAGEVAKLFADAGVVAVVSLISPYTADRAKVRAAHELAGLPFVEVFVDTPLPICESRDPKGMYAKARAGLITGFTGVDDPYEAPDAPELVLHPEDGDPVTMAAMVLSHLRQPH